The following coding sequences lie in one Kribbella sp. NBC_00709 genomic window:
- a CDS encoding MAPEG family protein, which translates to MNLDTITIVCIALLGILLFLLGANVTRNRALRGGGNQLPTDPTDRLMIAVRAHGNAAEYIPTMIVLLLVCSTLSDSWVVDVLAVAAVFVRTVHAFGMLRSPSLATHGPLRDVGAMGTYLVGIALGVTALVTI; encoded by the coding sequence ATGAACCTCGACACCATCACCATCGTCTGCATCGCGCTGCTGGGCATCCTGCTGTTCCTGCTCGGCGCCAACGTCACCCGGAACCGCGCGCTCCGCGGCGGCGGCAACCAGCTCCCCACCGATCCCACCGACCGGCTGATGATCGCGGTCCGCGCGCACGGCAACGCGGCCGAGTACATCCCGACGATGATCGTGCTGCTGCTGGTCTGCTCGACGCTGTCGGACAGCTGGGTCGTCGACGTGCTCGCAGTCGCGGCCGTCTTCGTCCGGACCGTGCACGCCTTCGGCATGCTGAGGTCTCCGTCGCTCGCGACCCACGGCCCGCTCCGCGACGTCGGCGCCATGGGCACCTATCTCGTCGGGATCGCGCTGGGGGTCACCGCGCTGGTGACGATCTGA
- a CDS encoding helix-turn-helix transcriptional regulator, translating to MSLYRPSGLRAGFHADEFPGDSGLLHMGEQWVPEQFLIEPHEHPVWEIYLQQHGSTHWVAGGESYVLHPGHLFAVPPGVTHHLAGRSGNHHFYFAAIDRDPVVRRQPALAVPWPKHVVHREAGELTHAFAQLVREVTTRYEYAETGLTLAVDHLMLAVSRCLAPAAVPQLAMHPAVRTVKRLLDQEFHERWTLRELGDRTGLAPAYLAELFTTELGQPPHRYLNERRIDRARQLLETSDITITALAVSLGFSSSQHFARVFRQLTATTPTAFRSSPAR from the coding sequence GTGTCGTTGTACCGGCCCAGTGGGCTCCGCGCCGGCTTCCATGCCGATGAGTTCCCTGGGGACAGCGGTCTGCTCCACATGGGTGAGCAGTGGGTGCCCGAGCAGTTCCTGATCGAGCCGCACGAGCATCCGGTCTGGGAGATCTACCTGCAGCAGCACGGCAGCACGCACTGGGTAGCCGGTGGCGAGAGTTACGTCCTCCACCCCGGTCACCTCTTCGCCGTACCGCCCGGAGTCACTCATCATCTGGCCGGCCGCTCCGGCAACCACCACTTCTACTTCGCCGCGATCGACCGCGATCCCGTCGTACGACGCCAGCCGGCGCTCGCAGTGCCCTGGCCGAAGCACGTCGTACACCGTGAAGCGGGAGAGCTGACGCACGCGTTCGCACAACTGGTCCGCGAGGTCACCACCCGCTACGAGTACGCCGAGACCGGTCTGACGCTCGCGGTCGACCATCTGATGTTGGCGGTCTCCCGGTGTCTGGCGCCGGCCGCCGTACCGCAGCTTGCGATGCACCCCGCAGTGCGGACCGTGAAACGCCTGCTGGACCAGGAGTTCCACGAGCGCTGGACCCTGCGGGAGTTGGGCGATCGCACCGGGCTGGCACCGGCGTACCTGGCCGAGCTCTTCACCACCGAGCTCGGCCAGCCACCCCACCGGTATCTCAACGAACGCCGCATCGACCGCGCCCGCCAACTCCTCGAGACCAGCGACATCACCATCACCGCGCTGGCCGTCAGCCTCGGGTTCAGCTCCAGCCAGCACTTCGCCCGCGTGTTCCGTCAGCTGACCGCGACCACCCCGACGGCTTTCAGATCGTCACCAGCGCGGTGA
- a CDS encoding MarR family winged helix-turn-helix transcriptional regulator translates to MSRGQPERRLDRKPLIALVERANRALQTDMVRRAQADGHTEVKMAHNSVFGTLHAEGARAADMAVRAGITRQSMGEVIRDMVGLDLLEMRSDPGDGRAKVVTYSEHGLAVASDGFRYLGQLERRFAEEFGEHEYEVVRDVLARLVDVLDRFAEEEPQVSPSAGGRVG, encoded by the coding sequence ATGTCAAGAGGTCAGCCCGAACGGCGGCTCGATCGCAAGCCGTTGATCGCCCTGGTCGAGCGGGCCAACCGGGCGCTGCAGACCGATATGGTCCGGCGTGCCCAGGCTGACGGGCACACCGAGGTGAAGATGGCGCACAACTCTGTCTTCGGCACGCTCCACGCCGAGGGTGCGCGGGCCGCGGACATGGCCGTCCGGGCCGGCATCACCCGGCAGTCGATGGGTGAGGTGATCCGCGACATGGTCGGGCTCGACCTGCTGGAGATGCGGTCCGATCCGGGCGACGGCCGCGCCAAGGTGGTGACTTACTCGGAGCACGGTCTCGCTGTGGCGAGCGACGGCTTCCGGTATCTGGGTCAGCTCGAGCGCCGGTTCGCCGAGGAGTTCGGCGAGCACGAGTACGAGGTCGTCCGGGACGTGCTCGCCCGCCTGGTCGACGTACTCGACCGCTTTGCGGAGGAGGAGCCTCAGGTCTCGCCTTCGGCCGGGGGCAGGGTCGGGTAG
- a CDS encoding glutamate-cysteine ligase family protein, whose protein sequence is MDAMELHPVVAGLFARGRRRTVRVAVEQEYGVTGTDGGVVPIDRVRRAAAGAIAAPYITFEPGGQLELSLPPSLDPVRELRALSADLRTHLSLAGISLLTIPVDPRTDVPLQLSAPRYVAMQRHFDTIGPAGRRMMRRTASTQICLDWWPGRAGIEQWRVLNLAGPFLAAAFARDGGRLSTWLDVDPTRTGFDDQVLRGDDPIASYAAFAAGATRFLDGAEAHVSTLFPPVRPRSTYLEVRFVDALEPAGVERAVRVLGGLMYDDVHRRNVLRALEPERGNLAEHWRAAVLAAPAGLQEVAA, encoded by the coding sequence ATGGATGCCATGGAGCTGCACCCGGTGGTTGCGGGCCTGTTCGCCCGGGGGCGCCGGCGGACGGTCCGGGTCGCGGTCGAGCAGGAGTACGGCGTCACCGGCACGGACGGCGGCGTGGTCCCGATCGATCGGGTACGACGGGCCGCGGCGGGGGCGATCGCGGCGCCGTACATCACGTTCGAACCGGGCGGTCAGCTCGAGCTGAGCCTGCCGCCGTCCCTCGATCCGGTGCGCGAGCTCCGCGCGCTGAGCGCGGACCTGCGGACCCACCTGAGCCTGGCCGGCATCAGCCTGCTGACGATCCCGGTCGACCCGCGGACGGACGTGCCGCTGCAGCTGAGCGCCCCGCGGTACGTCGCGATGCAGCGGCACTTCGACACCATCGGACCGGCCGGTCGCCGAATGATGCGCCGGACCGCGTCGACCCAGATCTGCCTGGACTGGTGGCCCGGCCGAGCCGGTATCGAGCAGTGGCGGGTGCTGAATCTCGCCGGGCCGTTCCTGGCTGCGGCGTTCGCGCGTGACGGCGGCCGGTTGAGCACTTGGCTGGACGTCGACCCGACGCGCACCGGCTTCGACGACCAGGTGCTTCGTGGCGACGATCCGATTGCGTCGTACGCCGCGTTCGCCGCTGGGGCTACGAGGTTCCTGGACGGGGCGGAAGCACATGTCAGCACGCTGTTCCCGCCGGTGCGGCCACGAAGCACCTACCTGGAAGTCAGGTTCGTCGACGCCCTGGAACCAGCTGGGGTTGAGCGTGCGGTCCGCGTGCTCGGTGGCTTGATGTACGACGACGTGCATCGGCGCAACGTACTCCGAGCGCTCGAGCCCGAGCGGGGCAACCTGGCCGAGCACTGGCGGGCTGCGGTACTCGCGGCGCCGGCCGGCCTGCAGGAGGTGGCGGCATGA
- a CDS encoding dienelactone hydrolase family protein yields the protein MTEVVLYHHSQGLTDGVKAFAEELRQAGHIVHTPDLYEGNTYATLDEGMDYARATGFGIIAERGVQAAQSLPENLVYAGFSLGVVPAQQLAQTRPGAAGALFFYSCLPVEEFGTWPDGVPVQVHGMDEDPFFTEEGGDLDAAKALVAAVDAAELFLYPGKEHLFADSSLPGYDEAAAKLLMQRTLDFLSKLA from the coding sequence ATGACCGAGGTCGTGCTGTACCACCACTCGCAGGGGCTGACGGACGGGGTGAAGGCGTTCGCCGAAGAACTGCGGCAGGCGGGTCACATCGTCCACACGCCGGACCTCTACGAGGGCAACACCTACGCGACGCTGGACGAGGGGATGGACTACGCGAGGGCCACCGGGTTCGGCATCATCGCGGAGCGCGGTGTCCAGGCTGCGCAGAGCCTGCCCGAGAACCTGGTGTACGCCGGGTTCTCGCTCGGCGTGGTGCCCGCACAGCAGTTGGCTCAGACCCGTCCCGGCGCCGCCGGAGCGTTGTTCTTCTACTCCTGCCTGCCGGTCGAGGAGTTCGGCACCTGGCCGGACGGCGTGCCGGTGCAGGTGCACGGCATGGACGAGGACCCGTTCTTCACCGAGGAGGGCGGTGACCTGGACGCAGCCAAGGCGCTGGTCGCCGCCGTCGACGCTGCCGAACTGTTCCTCTATCCCGGCAAGGAGCACCTCTTCGCCGACTCCTCCCTGCCGGGCTATGACGAGGCCGCTGCCAAGCTGCTGATGCAGCGAACCCTCGACTTCCTGAGCAAGCTCGCCTAG
- a CDS encoding phytanoyl-CoA dioxygenase family protein, whose product MELPGSDDIAFFREHGYWISPVILPSDVLDAAERGMARFYAGDHDHALPELPATRGWQPADGDVLRKNDYSSLRVDELAALVHHPAIGATAAALSGADGIRLWHDQLLFKPPGGSARVGWHTDRQYWQSCTSDDMLTAWVGFHDVDEVNGAVSFLPGSHRWSVTGLDFFSQDAAGLEASIVAQGFDPTPVVPRMRRGQVSFHRCRTVHGSSANLSTTPRRALAIHLQPADNRWRPGSAHPNDTLVRHNPDPDYTDPAIQPTLWPQEG is encoded by the coding sequence ATGGAGCTACCTGGATCTGATGACATCGCCTTCTTCCGCGAGCACGGCTACTGGATCTCGCCGGTGATCCTGCCGTCCGACGTACTCGATGCGGCCGAGCGCGGGATGGCTCGCTTCTACGCCGGCGACCACGACCACGCGCTGCCCGAGCTGCCCGCGACGCGGGGATGGCAGCCGGCGGACGGCGACGTACTGCGGAAGAACGACTACTCGTCGCTGCGGGTCGACGAGCTGGCGGCGCTGGTTCATCATCCGGCGATCGGTGCGACGGCCGCCGCATTGTCCGGGGCGGACGGGATCCGGCTGTGGCACGACCAACTCTTGTTCAAGCCGCCGGGTGGATCGGCGCGGGTCGGATGGCATACGGATCGCCAGTACTGGCAGTCGTGTACGTCGGACGACATGCTCACCGCGTGGGTCGGATTCCACGACGTCGACGAGGTGAACGGCGCCGTGTCGTTCTTGCCCGGCAGCCATCGGTGGTCCGTGACCGGGCTGGACTTCTTCTCGCAGGACGCCGCCGGACTGGAGGCGTCGATCGTGGCGCAGGGTTTCGACCCGACTCCCGTCGTACCGCGGATGCGGCGTGGTCAGGTCAGCTTCCACCGCTGCCGGACCGTGCACGGGAGCTCGGCCAACCTGAGTACGACGCCACGCCGCGCGCTCGCCATCCATCTGCAGCCCGCGGACAATCGCTGGCGTCCTGGTTCGGCTCACCCGAACGACACCCTGGTCCGACACAACCCCGATCCGGACTACACCGACCCGGCGATCCAGCCGACGCTCTGGCCACAGGAGGGTTGA
- a CDS encoding MFS transporter has protein sequence MSAAQPVRAGAVVPVLASAGITVALMQTLVIPLVPELPRLLNASAAGTAWAITVTLLAAAVATPIMGRLGDMYGKRRMLLISIGMLVAGSVVAALSSTLVPMIAGRAMQGLAAGVIPLGISIMRDELPAEKLGTATAQMSASLGVGGALGLPAAALLAENFNWHTLFWLSATLGAIVFVLVLRFVPESSVRSGGRFDVLGGLGLSIGLISLLLAISQGADWGWTGGRTLGLFGLAVVALLTWGWWERRTGEPLVDLRTTVRPQVLLTNLASMVFGFAMFAMSLVLPQLLQMPKATGFGLGRSMLASGLVMGPSGLVMLIAAPFSAKISKTRGPKVTLMLGAVVVAAGYAVGSVLMGSVWELVLVSLLIGAGIGLAYGAMPALIMAAVPVSETAAANSFNTLMRSIGTSVSSAVAGVILANLTINLGGYTLPSQSGFRTVLLIGAGAALTALAIASFIPTRRAEAPVAVESAAAQA, from the coding sequence ATGTCCGCTGCTCAACCCGTGCGTGCCGGCGCCGTCGTGCCGGTGCTCGCCTCGGCCGGTATCACGGTCGCGCTGATGCAGACCCTGGTGATCCCGCTCGTGCCCGAGCTGCCTCGACTGCTGAACGCCTCGGCCGCCGGGACCGCCTGGGCAATCACCGTCACCCTGCTCGCGGCCGCGGTCGCGACCCCGATCATGGGTCGCCTCGGCGACATGTACGGCAAGCGCCGGATGCTGCTGATCAGCATCGGCATGCTGGTGGCCGGATCGGTCGTCGCCGCCCTGAGCAGCACGCTCGTCCCGATGATCGCCGGCCGCGCGATGCAGGGCCTGGCCGCCGGCGTGATCCCGCTCGGCATCAGCATCATGCGCGACGAACTGCCGGCCGAGAAGCTCGGCACGGCGACCGCGCAGATGAGCGCCTCGCTCGGCGTCGGCGGTGCGCTCGGGCTGCCCGCGGCCGCCCTGCTCGCGGAGAACTTCAACTGGCACACGCTGTTCTGGCTGTCGGCCACCCTCGGCGCGATCGTGTTCGTGCTGGTGCTGCGGTTCGTCCCGGAGTCGTCGGTGCGCTCCGGCGGCCGGTTCGACGTACTCGGCGGGCTCGGGCTGTCGATCGGCCTGATTTCGTTGCTGCTGGCAATCTCTCAGGGCGCCGACTGGGGCTGGACCGGCGGCCGGACGCTCGGCCTGTTCGGGCTCGCCGTCGTCGCGCTGCTCACGTGGGGCTGGTGGGAGCGCCGTACCGGCGAACCGCTCGTCGACCTGCGGACGACGGTCCGCCCGCAGGTGCTGCTGACGAACCTGGCCTCGATGGTGTTCGGGTTCGCCATGTTCGCCATGTCGCTGGTGCTGCCGCAGCTGCTACAGATGCCCAAGGCAACTGGTTTCGGACTCGGCCGGTCGATGCTCGCGTCCGGTCTGGTGATGGGCCCGTCCGGTCTGGTGATGCTGATCGCCGCGCCGTTCTCGGCGAAGATCTCGAAGACCCGTGGCCCCAAGGTCACCCTCATGCTCGGCGCCGTCGTGGTCGCCGCCGGGTACGCCGTCGGCAGCGTGCTGATGGGATCGGTCTGGGAACTCGTGCTGGTCTCGCTGCTGATCGGCGCCGGCATCGGCCTGGCGTACGGCGCGATGCCGGCGTTGATCATGGCCGCCGTACCGGTCTCGGAGACCGCGGCCGCGAACAGCTTCAACACGCTGATGCGGTCGATCGGGACCTCGGTCTCGAGCGCGGTCGCCGGCGTGATCCTGGCCAACCTGACCATCAACCTCGGCGGCTACACCCTGCCGTCTCAGAGCGGTTTCCGCACCGTCCTGCTCATCGGCGCGGGCGCCGCCCTGACCGCACTCGCCATCGCATCCTTCATCCCGACCCGCCGCGCCGAGGCTCCGGTCGCGGTCGAGTCGGCGGCCGCACAGGCCTAG
- a CDS encoding TetR/AcrR family transcriptional regulator has product MMSKTVRSARVNATRDLILATAERMFAERGVHEVSNRQISEAAGQGNNTAVGYHFGTKTDLVREIVRRHATPVEERRRELIAELGADPDVRDWVTVLVRSATDHMGSLGTPSWLARFSAQLMNDPSLRQIQLQESLNSPTLQRVIEGLGDHLAELPPAVRIERGDMARHLIIQMTAEFERALAEGTPTARATWREMADGLIDGIVGLLTAPVTS; this is encoded by the coding sequence ATGATGTCGAAGACGGTCAGGTCCGCGCGGGTGAACGCGACCCGCGATCTGATCCTGGCCACGGCCGAGCGGATGTTCGCCGAGCGTGGCGTGCACGAGGTGTCCAACCGGCAGATCAGCGAGGCGGCCGGCCAGGGCAACAACACGGCGGTCGGGTACCACTTCGGAACCAAGACCGACCTGGTCCGGGAGATCGTCCGCCGGCACGCCACACCGGTCGAGGAGCGGCGCCGCGAGCTGATCGCGGAGCTCGGCGCGGACCCGGACGTCCGGGACTGGGTGACGGTCCTGGTCAGGTCCGCGACCGACCACATGGGCAGTCTCGGTACGCCGAGCTGGTTGGCCCGGTTCAGCGCGCAATTGATGAACGACCCGTCGCTGCGCCAGATCCAGCTCCAGGAGTCGCTGAACTCGCCGACCCTGCAACGCGTCATCGAGGGCCTGGGCGATCACCTCGCGGAGCTTCCGCCGGCGGTCCGGATCGAGCGTGGCGACATGGCCCGGCATCTGATCATCCAGATGACGGCCGAGTTCGAGCGAGCGCTGGCCGAGGGTACGCCGACCGCTCGGGCGACCTGGCGGGAGATGGCCGACGGTCTCATCGACGGGATCGTCGGGCTGCTGACCGCCCCGGTGACTTCGTGA
- a CDS encoding DUF7489 domain-containing protein, producing the protein MANEDAWAGVVVKKSRAMFDGSNLYRKLEVELDNGEKQNVKVPRGLWKELEVGDRVSKEAGADARRG; encoded by the coding sequence ATGGCCAACGAGGATGCCTGGGCCGGGGTTGTTGTGAAGAAGTCCCGCGCGATGTTCGACGGCTCGAATCTGTACCGCAAGCTCGAGGTGGAGCTCGACAACGGCGAGAAGCAGAACGTGAAGGTGCCCCGCGGTCTGTGGAAGGAACTCGAGGTCGGCGACCGCGTGTCCAAGGAGGCCGGCGCCGACGCCCGCCGCGGCTGA
- a CDS encoding pyridoxamine 5'-phosphate oxidase, translating into MHGLERINELGQRDHFLAVAITQRRSGEPAASVVNAGVLDHPLTGERVVAFVARGRTAKLTHLRRTPQATLVFRAGWEWMGVSGSVELAGPDDPLPGIDAERLRVLLRDIYAAAGGGHPDLDEYDREMVADRRTAVLIRPEQFTNNPAGADHQEDA; encoded by the coding sequence ATGCATGGACTCGAAAGGATCAACGAACTCGGGCAGCGGGATCATTTCCTCGCGGTGGCGATCACCCAGCGCCGATCGGGCGAGCCGGCCGCGTCGGTGGTGAACGCCGGCGTGCTCGATCACCCGCTAACGGGTGAAAGAGTCGTAGCGTTCGTCGCGCGCGGGCGGACGGCGAAGCTCACTCATCTGCGGCGGACCCCGCAGGCGACGCTGGTGTTCCGCGCCGGCTGGGAGTGGATGGGCGTCAGTGGATCGGTCGAGTTGGCCGGGCCGGACGATCCGCTGCCGGGGATCGACGCGGAGCGGTTGCGGGTGTTGCTGCGGGACATCTACGCCGCGGCGGGTGGGGGCCACCCGGATCTGGACGAGTACGACCGCGAGATGGTCGCCGACCGGCGTACGGCGGTGTTGATCCGGCCGGAGCAGTTCACCAACAATCCGGCCGGCGCGGATCACCAGGAGGACGCGTGA
- a CDS encoding DsbA family protein yields the protein MRPARITRRTRERRTRDDPVKALRRAFWFDSRPIGHRQVILEVAADVDSVDAAALTAALDDGRARSAVMADHTIAVTDVVQGSPHLFLPDGTSVHNPGIDVHWEGPWASGYPIAQATDPDWPDRLLNLVTG from the coding sequence ATCCGGCCGGCGCGGATCACCAGGAGGACGCGTGAACGTCGCACCCGGGACGATCCAGTCAAGGCGCTTCGCCGGGCGTTCTGGTTCGACTCCCGCCCGATCGGCCACCGCCAGGTGATCCTCGAGGTCGCCGCCGACGTCGACTCCGTGGACGCCGCCGCCTTGACGGCCGCCCTGGACGACGGACGTGCGCGCAGTGCGGTCATGGCCGATCACACGATCGCCGTCACAGACGTAGTACAAGGCAGTCCGCACCTCTTCCTGCCCGACGGCACGTCGGTCCACAACCCAGGCATCGACGTCCATTGGGAAGGCCCCTGGGCCTCCGGCTACCCCATCGCCCAGGCCACCGACCCCGACTGGCCGGACCGACTCCTGAACCTCGTCACGGGCTAG
- a CDS encoding ArsR/SmtB family transcription factor — MSINRSVPDYELADTIELTTAEQVRAISDPLRTTILGLLHERAATVTELATAVGRPKSTVAHHVKVLAEAGILQVVRTRRVRAIEERFYGRAARMFYVGLGRQGGQLPQDFNDFEVAAEESKPAYDAGQMFSLIRHARIPEERAAEFWQQVAGLIHDFDQLPRSGDTTYGIAVGLYPIVDYPTLPPAEGET; from the coding sequence ATGTCGATCAACCGTTCGGTGCCGGACTACGAGCTGGCGGACACCATCGAGCTGACCACCGCAGAGCAGGTGCGGGCCATCAGCGACCCGCTGCGGACGACGATTCTCGGGCTGCTGCACGAGCGGGCCGCGACCGTGACCGAGCTGGCCACCGCGGTCGGCCGGCCGAAGAGCACGGTCGCCCACCACGTGAAGGTGCTGGCCGAGGCGGGCATCCTGCAGGTGGTCCGGACCCGCCGGGTGCGGGCGATCGAGGAGCGGTTCTACGGGCGCGCGGCGCGGATGTTCTACGTCGGGCTCGGCCGCCAAGGCGGGCAGTTGCCACAAGACTTCAACGACTTCGAGGTCGCGGCCGAGGAGTCCAAACCGGCGTACGACGCGGGTCAGATGTTCTCGCTGATCCGGCACGCCCGGATTCCCGAGGAGCGGGCGGCGGAGTTCTGGCAGCAGGTCGCGGGGCTGATCCACGACTTCGACCAGCTCCCCCGGTCGGGCGACACGACGTACGGCATCGCCGTCGGTCTCTACCCGATCGTCGACTACCCGACCCTGCCCCCGGCCGAAGGCGAGACCTGA